The following are encoded in a window of Qipengyuania soli genomic DNA:
- the queG gene encoding tRNA epoxyqueuosine(34) reductase QueG: MVNPASTGALRQALIEEARKLGFVACGFTVAGRDDVRAARLEEWLGEGRHGSMEWMEARKEQRVSPQGLWPEARSVIALGMSYAPDIDPLALEGRPDKARISVYAQGRDYHDVVKKALKALARWLIEREPTSKLKVFVDTAPVMEKPLGQAAGIGWQGKHTNLVSREHGSWLFLGAIYTTLEFEPDAPGKDRCGSCRACQDACPTDAFPAPYQLDARRCISYLTIEHKGPVPEELREKLGNRIYGCDDCLAVCPWNKFADVAHRHLKLAPREELIAPDLATYLGFDDASFRQHFSGSPIKRIGRDRFVRNCLYAAGNGRLAALRPLIDPLRGDPDPVVAEAAAWALARIG, translated from the coding sequence TTGGTTAATCCGGCCTCAACAGGCGCGCTGCGTCAGGCCCTTATCGAAGAGGCCCGGAAGCTCGGCTTCGTCGCCTGCGGTTTCACCGTGGCGGGGCGCGATGACGTGCGTGCCGCGCGTCTGGAAGAGTGGCTGGGCGAGGGTCGCCATGGCTCGATGGAGTGGATGGAGGCGCGCAAGGAACAGCGCGTCAGCCCACAAGGCTTGTGGCCCGAGGCTAGGAGCGTGATCGCGCTCGGCATGAGCTATGCGCCCGACATCGACCCGCTGGCGCTGGAAGGCCGACCGGACAAGGCACGTATCTCGGTCTATGCGCAGGGGCGCGACTACCATGATGTCGTGAAGAAGGCGCTCAAGGCGCTGGCTCGCTGGCTCATCGAACGGGAGCCGACAAGCAAGCTCAAGGTCTTCGTCGACACCGCGCCGGTGATGGAGAAGCCGCTTGGGCAGGCAGCCGGGATCGGCTGGCAGGGCAAGCACACCAATCTGGTCAGTCGCGAGCACGGCAGCTGGCTGTTCCTCGGGGCGATCTATACTACGCTGGAATTCGAACCAGATGCACCGGGCAAGGACCGCTGCGGATCGTGCCGCGCCTGTCAGGATGCCTGCCCCACGGACGCCTTCCCCGCACCCTACCAGCTCGATGCGCGGCGCTGCATTTCCTACCTGACCATCGAGCACAAGGGACCGGTGCCGGAGGAATTGCGCGAGAAACTGGGCAACCGCATCTACGGATGCGACGACTGTCTTGCCGTCTGCCCGTGGAACAAGTTTGCCGATGTCGCGCATCGCCACCTCAAGCTCGCTCCGCGAGAGGAATTGATTGCACCCGATCTCGCAACCTACCTTGGCTTCGACGATGCCAGCTTTCGCCAGCATTTCTCGGGCTCGCCGATCAAGCGCATCGGCCGCGACCGCTTTGTCAGGAATTGCCTCTATGCCGCGGGTAACGGCCGACTGGCGGCGTTGCGCCCCCTAATCGATCCTCTGCGTGGTGACCCGGACCCCGTCGTCGCCGAAGCCGCCGCGTGGGCACTCGCCCGCATCGGTTAG
- a CDS encoding CaiB/BaiF CoA transferase family protein has protein sequence MIDPADGRAMLDGLRVVDMTSVVFGPYCTQILADFGADVTKVEAPGGDGFRYAASPAQTLGMGPAFIALNRGKKSVMLDLKLEADREAMREMLREADIFIHNVRAEAIGRLGFGYEDVRELAPHIIYVHCVGFGSDGPYAGLQAYDDVIQAGTGTTTLLPRVDGDPRPRYLPSLIADKVAGLHAAYAVMAAVIHRLRTGEGQHVEVPMFEAFSSFMLKEHLGGITFDPPVGQACYARQIDPHRQPFPTSDGYVSVVPYRPQHFCEVIAILGDEEFARQERFSTLPGIIAAVPELYDRIAALTPKFTTAEVVALMHANDMPAMAVRDMADMASEPHLTATGFMTRREHPSEGAHLEMREPSRFSGWEQAEPAPAPLLGQHNKP, from the coding sequence ATGATCGATCCTGCGGACGGTCGCGCGATGCTCGACGGTCTGCGGGTGGTCGACATGACTTCGGTGGTCTTCGGGCCCTATTGCACCCAGATCCTCGCCGACTTCGGAGCCGACGTCACCAAGGTCGAGGCACCCGGCGGCGACGGTTTCCGCTATGCCGCCAGTCCCGCGCAGACGCTGGGCATGGGCCCGGCCTTCATCGCGCTCAACCGCGGCAAGAAGTCGGTCATGCTCGACCTCAAGCTCGAAGCCGACCGCGAGGCCATGCGCGAAATGCTGCGCGAGGCTGACATCTTCATCCACAATGTCCGCGCCGAGGCGATCGGGCGGCTGGGCTTCGGCTACGAGGACGTGCGCGAACTCGCGCCGCACATCATCTATGTCCATTGCGTCGGCTTCGGGTCGGACGGACCCTATGCCGGCCTGCAGGCCTATGACGACGTTATCCAGGCCGGAACCGGGACGACCACCTTGCTGCCGCGCGTCGATGGCGATCCGCGTCCGCGCTACCTGCCCTCGCTCATCGCGGACAAGGTTGCCGGACTGCATGCCGCCTATGCGGTGATGGCCGCCGTGATCCACCGCCTGCGCACGGGCGAGGGCCAGCATGTCGAGGTCCCGATGTTCGAGGCCTTCAGCAGCTTCATGCTCAAGGAACATCTCGGCGGCATCACTTTCGATCCGCCGGTCGGACAGGCGTGCTATGCCCGCCAGATCGACCCGCATCGCCAGCCCTTCCCGACTTCCGACGGCTATGTCAGCGTCGTCCCCTATCGGCCGCAGCACTTCTGCGAGGTGATCGCAATCCTGGGTGACGAGGAATTTGCGAGGCAGGAGCGTTTCTCCACCCTTCCCGGAATCATTGCCGCGGTGCCTGAACTCTACGACCGGATCGCCGCCCTCACACCGAAGTTCACCACCGCGGAAGTCGTCGCGCTGATGCATGCCAATGACATGCCTGCCATGGCCGTGCGCGACATGGCCGACATGGCGAGCGAACCGCATCTCACCGCTACCGGCTTTATGACCCGGCGTGAGCATCCGAGCGAGGGCGCGCATCTGGAGATGCGAGAACCCTCCCGGTTTTCGGGCTGGGAGCAGGCCGAACCCGCCCCCGCGCCCTTATTGGGACAACACAACAAGCCCTAA
- a CDS encoding NAD(P)/FAD-dependent oxidoreductase, which produces MEHFDVVIVGSGHGGAQAAIALRQAGHEDSILMVSRDRNPPYERPPLSKEYLAGEKPFERIQIRPEQFWADRKIELRLGRNVNEVDAKAHELLLSDDTRVTYRKLIWAAGGDPRRLSCPGAELTGIHYVRNRRDVDALRDELAAGAKRAVIVGAGYIGLEAAAVLRKLGCEVTVIEMQDRVLARVAGQELSDFYAAEHRGHGVDLRLSTGVERIEGENGRVTAVVTDASETIPCEIVIVGIGIVPSVGPLIAAGASGSNGVDVDTYCRTPLDDVYAIGDCASHANPYAGNAVIRLESVQNANDMATLVAKAIMGEKEDYDAVPWFWSNQYDLKLQTVGISMGYDATVLRGDPAARKFSVIYLKEGAVIALDCVNNTKDYVQGRKLVMDRAQLAPELLADAEVQLKEMQ; this is translated from the coding sequence ATGGAGCATTTCGACGTCGTCATTGTCGGATCGGGGCATGGTGGTGCCCAGGCCGCGATCGCCCTGCGCCAGGCCGGTCACGAGGATTCGATCCTCATGGTCAGCCGCGACCGTAACCCGCCTTACGAGCGCCCGCCGCTGTCGAAGGAATACCTCGCTGGCGAAAAGCCGTTCGAGCGCATCCAGATTCGGCCCGAACAGTTCTGGGCCGATCGCAAGATCGAACTGCGCCTCGGTCGCAACGTCAACGAGGTCGATGCCAAGGCGCACGAGCTGCTGCTGTCGGACGATACGCGCGTCACCTACCGCAAGCTGATCTGGGCAGCGGGTGGGGATCCCCGGCGCCTGTCCTGCCCGGGAGCCGAGCTGACTGGCATCCACTATGTCCGCAATCGCCGGGACGTCGACGCCCTGCGCGACGAACTCGCCGCCGGCGCGAAGCGGGCAGTCATAGTCGGAGCAGGGTACATCGGGCTCGAGGCCGCTGCCGTCCTGCGCAAGCTCGGCTGCGAAGTAACGGTCATCGAAATGCAGGACCGGGTCCTCGCCCGTGTGGCAGGCCAGGAGCTTTCGGACTTCTACGCCGCGGAGCATCGCGGGCATGGCGTCGACCTGCGCCTGTCGACCGGCGTCGAGCGGATCGAGGGCGAGAACGGCCGGGTCACCGCAGTCGTTACCGATGCCAGCGAAACCATCCCGTGTGAGATCGTAATCGTCGGGATCGGTATTGTCCCCTCGGTCGGTCCCCTGATCGCGGCAGGGGCCTCGGGTTCCAACGGGGTCGACGTCGATACCTATTGCCGCACGCCGCTCGACGACGTCTACGCCATCGGTGACTGCGCCAGCCACGCCAATCCCTATGCTGGCAATGCCGTCATTCGCCTCGAATCGGTCCAGAACGCCAATGACATGGCGACGCTGGTGGCCAAGGCGATCATGGGCGAGAAGGAAGATTACGACGCGGTGCCGTGGTTCTGGTCCAACCAGTACGACCTGAAGCTCCAGACCGTCGGCATCTCGATGGGCTATGATGCCACCGTGCTGCGCGGCGATCCTGCGGCGCGCAAGTTCAGCGTAATCTACCTCAAGGAGGGCGCAGTGATCGCGCTCGACTGCGTCAACAACACCAAGGATTACGTGCAGGGTCGCAAGCTGGTGATGGACCGCGCGCAACTCGCGCCCGAACTCCTCGCAGATGCCGAAGTCCAGCTGAAGGAAATGCAATGA
- a CDS encoding NAD-glutamate dehydrogenase domain-containing protein, with translation MGSMSAEKAKTGKISRKLLADITERMRQSLLRGDTPFEKAKLGDAAGFLSATAWQREFGKSAMTVESATEDRRFTRIAIVNDDMPFLVDSVAAAIAAMGLSIDRLVHPVVPVERKKDFTLARIPEGDPEDADWESMIYIETARVDAKTRRLLEQTLRETLADVRAAVNDWPKLQKAMATDAKRIADLDSEGAALLEWLNSGMLTQLGHLVRHRTGEQDHALGICRKSAADLLADASYDRAFAWFENKANTRVPLVIKANRLSHVHRRVPLDLFLVPIREGGKLTALSIHAGVWTSAALATSPRSVPRLRQQLEQLHDRYGFDDTGHAGKALVHALTALPHDLLIGFQEEDVERVATTMMSLVDRPRPRLALVEAPLARHLFAFVWLPRDMLATQVRLEIQALLEDGASARLLDWSLEVEGGNLAMLRFVLDIRDGAGVPDEHVLEEKLQTLLRGWSEAVEAELAQFEEPSRAAALALRFADSFPTAFRGRFGVREAALDISRLHHLGASLESEEVVRGARMYFCDRETVGCLRLKLYQSEGSLPLSEGVPALENFGFHVQSEMPTVLDDGRLGTIHDFKLQSKDSSDPRDLIERDAAIEEAISAVLNGEAENDPFNRLVPEAGLSAREANWLRAFYRYLRQAGTSFTIYTVVDALAAAPDVTRALVALFTARHDPAFGKGREAAIEEARAAIKRGLGKVKAINDDRLLRLYNALIDAILRTNAFAPASHEALAFKIDSALVPGLPKPVPWREIWVYSRRVEGIHLRSGPVARGGLRWSDRRDDFRTEILGLMKAQRVKNAVIVPTGAKGGFYPKQLPSPVTDREGWAAEGRASYEIFIRTLLSVTDNIVNDKVVHPQDVVITDGDDPYFVVAADKGTATFSDIANGIAEARDFWLDDAFASGGSKGYDHKAMGITAKGAWVSVQRHFLEMGVDVQTESVEVVGCGDMSGDVFGNGMLLSKAIKLVAAYDHRHIFLDPDPDPAVSWKERKRMFALTRSSWEDYNAELISRGGGVFPRDAKSIKLSKAMQAKLGIAQDEMEPEALISAILKAPVDLIWFGGIGTYVKASHENNVAVGDPANDVLRVDAAELRAKVIGEGANLGITQAGRIEFAQSGGRINTDFIDNSAGVDCSDNEVNIKIALAAAKRSGKLSEPKRVELLEAMTDEVAAIVLEDNRLQALALSIASFGGARAMNSQRHIIETLEAGGNLDRRTEGLADDQVLHRRAADGQGLTRPELAVLLSSTKLVLQAAIETSALADDALLSATLFAAFPEPMRGKYKAQIAGHRLRREIIATKLANRMVNRLGVIHPFELAEEEGVELAEVAAAFVATESLFDLQDLWAAIDSAAMPEKARLMLFDRLAAAVGNLMSDVLRSAAGKVVPSALVHDLGKGVRFLSQATEDLLSSESRTQSSRLLAQLVEAGAPEKLAARVTHLYDLDGSVGLARLSSETGIEPGNLTRAFTDIGHRLGLDWAQSTAALMSPSDVWERLLVSGLARDFQQMRLELLRRLARRKDAKKDMLAMAGKWADEQDATVRNFRSMIARAQAQTPVAPAMLAQVASMARNLLAR, from the coding sequence ATGGGTTCGATGAGTGCCGAAAAGGCCAAGACGGGCAAGATTTCCAGGAAATTGCTGGCGGATATTACCGAGCGGATGCGGCAATCGCTGCTACGCGGCGACACGCCTTTCGAGAAGGCCAAGCTGGGCGATGCCGCCGGCTTCCTTTCGGCAACCGCCTGGCAGCGTGAGTTCGGCAAGTCAGCAATGACGGTCGAAAGCGCGACCGAGGACCGCCGCTTTACCCGCATCGCCATCGTCAACGATGACATGCCCTTCCTCGTCGACTCGGTCGCAGCGGCGATTGCCGCCATGGGGCTGTCGATCGACCGGCTGGTCCACCCGGTCGTCCCGGTCGAGCGCAAGAAGGACTTCACGCTCGCCAGGATTCCCGAGGGAGATCCCGAGGATGCCGACTGGGAATCGATGATCTACATCGAGACCGCCCGCGTCGATGCGAAGACCCGCCGCCTGCTCGAACAGACCCTGCGCGAAACGCTGGCCGACGTACGCGCTGCAGTGAACGACTGGCCCAAGCTGCAGAAGGCCATGGCAACCGATGCCAAGCGCATCGCCGACCTCGACAGCGAGGGAGCAGCCCTTCTCGAATGGCTGAATTCGGGCATGCTGACCCAGCTTGGCCACCTCGTCCGCCATCGCACGGGCGAGCAGGATCATGCTCTGGGCATTTGCCGCAAGAGCGCGGCGGACCTGCTTGCCGACGCCTCCTACGATCGCGCTTTCGCCTGGTTCGAGAACAAGGCGAACACGCGCGTGCCGCTGGTCATCAAGGCCAACCGCCTCAGCCACGTGCACCGCCGCGTACCGCTCGACCTCTTCCTCGTGCCGATCCGCGAGGGCGGCAAGCTCACTGCGCTGTCGATCCATGCCGGCGTGTGGACCAGTGCGGCGCTGGCGACCTCGCCGCGCAGCGTTCCGCGCCTGCGCCAGCAGCTTGAACAGCTGCACGACCGCTATGGCTTCGATGACACCGGCCATGCCGGCAAGGCGCTGGTGCACGCGCTGACCGCACTTCCGCACGACCTGCTCATCGGTTTCCAGGAAGAAGACGTCGAGCGTGTCGCGACCACCATGATGAGCCTGGTCGACCGGCCGCGCCCGCGCCTTGCGTTGGTCGAAGCGCCGCTCGCCCGCCACCTCTTCGCCTTCGTCTGGCTGCCGCGCGACATGCTCGCAACGCAGGTTCGCCTCGAAATCCAGGCCCTGCTCGAGGACGGTGCCTCGGCACGCCTGCTCGATTGGAGTCTCGAGGTCGAGGGCGGCAACCTTGCCATGCTGCGTTTCGTGCTCGACATCCGCGATGGCGCGGGCGTCCCCGACGAGCATGTGCTCGAGGAAAAGCTCCAGACCCTGCTGCGCGGTTGGAGCGAAGCGGTCGAAGCCGAACTCGCCCAGTTCGAGGAGCCCTCGCGTGCGGCTGCCCTCGCCCTGCGCTTTGCCGACAGTTTCCCGACTGCGTTTCGCGGCCGTTTCGGCGTGCGCGAGGCAGCACTCGACATTTCCCGCCTCCACCATCTCGGCGCCAGCCTCGAGAGCGAGGAAGTCGTGCGCGGCGCACGCATGTATTTCTGTGACCGCGAGACCGTGGGCTGCTTGCGCCTCAAGCTCTATCAGTCCGAAGGCAGCCTGCCGCTGTCCGAGGGCGTCCCTGCGCTCGAGAACTTCGGTTTTCACGTGCAATCGGAAATGCCGACCGTGCTCGACGACGGGCGCCTCGGCACGATCCACGATTTCAAGCTGCAGTCGAAGGACAGCAGCGATCCCAGGGACCTCATCGAACGCGATGCAGCGATCGAGGAAGCCATCTCTGCGGTGCTCAATGGCGAGGCCGAGAACGACCCGTTCAACCGCCTCGTGCCTGAAGCCGGACTGTCTGCGCGGGAGGCCAACTGGCTGCGCGCCTTCTACCGCTACCTGCGCCAGGCCGGGACCAGCTTCACGATCTATACCGTCGTCGATGCCCTGGCTGCCGCGCCAGATGTGACGCGCGCACTCGTCGCGCTCTTCACCGCGCGCCACGATCCCGCATTCGGCAAGGGACGCGAGGCCGCGATCGAGGAAGCGCGCGCCGCGATCAAGCGCGGGCTGGGCAAGGTCAAGGCGATCAACGACGATCGACTGCTGCGCCTCTACAATGCGCTTATCGACGCGATCCTGCGCACCAACGCGTTTGCCCCGGCGTCGCACGAAGCGCTGGCCTTCAAGATCGATTCCGCACTCGTTCCCGGCCTGCCCAAGCCCGTTCCCTGGCGCGAGATCTGGGTCTATTCGCGCCGCGTCGAGGGCATCCACCTGCGCTCCGGCCCGGTCGCCCGCGGCGGCCTGCGCTGGTCCGACCGGCGCGACGACTTCCGCACAGAGATCCTCGGCCTGATGAAAGCCCAGCGGGTCAAGAACGCGGTTATCGTGCCCACAGGGGCCAAGGGCGGCTTCTATCCCAAGCAGCTGCCGAGCCCGGTCACCGACCGCGAGGGTTGGGCCGCCGAAGGCCGGGCCAGCTACGAGATCTTCATTCGCACGCTGCTCTCGGTCACCGACAACATCGTCAACGACAAGGTCGTCCACCCGCAGGACGTCGTGATCACGGACGGTGATGACCCCTATTTCGTGGTCGCCGCCGACAAGGGCACCGCGACCTTCTCCGACATCGCCAACGGCATTGCTGAAGCCCGTGATTTCTGGCTCGACGATGCCTTCGCCAGCGGCGGCTCAAAGGGTTACGACCACAAGGCGATGGGCATCACCGCCAAGGGTGCCTGGGTCAGCGTCCAGCGCCACTTCCTGGAAATGGGCGTCGACGTGCAGACCGAGAGCGTCGAGGTCGTCGGCTGCGGCGACATGTCGGGCGACGTGTTCGGCAACGGCATGCTGCTGTCGAAGGCGATCAAGCTGGTCGCCGCCTACGACCACCGCCACATCTTCCTCGACCCCGATCCCGATCCGGCCGTCAGCTGGAAGGAGCGGAAGCGCATGTTCGCCCTGACGCGCTCGAGCTGGGAGGACTACAATGCCGAGCTGATCTCTCGCGGCGGCGGCGTGTTCCCGCGCGATGCGAAGTCGATCAAGCTTTCGAAGGCGATGCAAGCCAAGCTCGGTATCGCGCAGGACGAGATGGAGCCGGAAGCGCTCATCTCGGCCATCCTCAAGGCACCGGTCGACTTGATCTGGTTCGGCGGGATCGGCACCTATGTGAAAGCCAGCCACGAGAACAACGTGGCCGTGGGCGACCCTGCGAACGACGTGCTGCGCGTCGATGCGGCGGAATTGCGCGCCAAGGTCATCGGCGAAGGCGCCAACCTCGGCATCACCCAGGCCGGGCGCATCGAATTCGCGCAGAGCGGCGGCCGGATCAACACCGACTTCATCGACAATTCGGCCGGCGTCGACTGCTCGGACAACGAGGTCAACATCAAGATCGCGCTCGCCGCGGCCAAACGCTCGGGCAAGCTTTCCGAACCCAAGCGCGTCGAGCTGCTCGAAGCGATGACCGACGAAGTTGCCGCCATCGTGCTCGAAGACAACCGCCTGCAGGCGCTGGCCCTGTCCATCGCCAGCTTCGGCGGTGCACGGGCGATGAATTCGCAGCGCCACATCATCGAGACGCTGGAAGCCGGCGGCAACCTGGATCGCCGGACCGAAGGTCTTGCCGACGATCAGGTACTGCATCGCCGCGCTGCGGACGGTCAGGGTCTGACCCGCCCTGAACTCGCGGTCCTGCTGTCCTCCACCAAGCTGGTGCTTCAGGCCGCGATCGAGACGAGCGCACTGGCCGACGATGCCCTGCTCTCCGCCACATTGTTCGCGGCTTTCCCCGAACCCATGCGCGGCAAGTACAAGGCGCAAATCGCGGGTCACCGCCTGCGTCGCGAAATCATTGCCACCAAGCTCGCCAACCGCATGGTCAACCGCCTCGGCGTGATCCACCCGTTCGAGCTAGCGGAAGAAGAAGGCGTCGAACTTGCCGAAGTCGCTGCGGCATTCGTCGCGACCGAGAGCCTGTTCGATCTCCAGGACCTGTGGGCAGCAATCGACAGCGCCGCCATGCCCGAGAAGGCACGCCTGATGCTGTTCGACCGCTTGGCGGCGGCCGTCGGAAACCTCATGTCCGACGTGCTGCGCAGCGCGGCCGGCAAGGTCGTCCCCAGCGCGCTGGTTCATGATCTCGGCAAGGGTGTCCGTTTCCTTTCGCAGGCGACCGAGGACCTGCTCTCGAGCGAATCGCGCACCCAATCGTCGCGCCTGCTTGCCCAGTTGGTCGAGGCCGGAGCGCCGGAGAAACTGGCCGCGCGTGTGACGCACCTTTACGATCTCGACGGTTCGGTTGGCCTCGCGCGCCTTTCGAGCGAGACGGGCATCGAGCCAGGCAACCTCACCCGTGCCTTCACCGATATCGGTCATCGCCTTGGCCTTGACTGGGCCCAGTCGACCGCAGCTCTGATGAGCCCCTCGGACGTTTGGGAACGCCTGCTGGTTTCGGGACTGGCGCGCGATTTCCAGCAGATGCGGCTAGAGCTCCTGCGGCGCCTCGCACGGCGCAAGGACGCCAAGAAGGATATGCTCGCCATGGCCGGCAAGTGGGCCGACGAGCAGGACGCGACAGTGCGCAACTTCCGCAGCATGATCGCTCGGGCTCAGGCGCAGACCCCGGTCGCTCCGGCCATGCTGGCGCAGGTCGCAAGTATGGCACGCAACCTCCTGGCGCGGTGA
- a CDS encoding LLM class flavin-dependent oxidoreductase: MTEFSVLDLVPVREGGTVGEALDAAVSLARAAENAGCKRFWVAEHHAMEGIAGGATSVVLAHIGNATSSIRIGSGGIMLPNHTPFQIAEQFGTLDALFPGRVDLGLGRAPGAGPELQRALRKDLHRAAEMFPQDVVELMALMRGETTIHPTPGLGANPEFWMLGSSLFGAQLAAQLGLPYAFASHFAPDHLDAALELYRRQFRPSDACPEPHVMAAMNLFVADTAEEAELLASSQLQSFVALRTGRPGKLPPPVAGYRESLPANAQAMLAHIGQASVIGTAETARELVAAFITRTQADEIIFGGSTFDPAARIRSLELAMGALQS, from the coding sequence GTGACCGAATTTTCCGTCCTCGACCTCGTCCCGGTCCGCGAAGGCGGCACGGTGGGCGAGGCGCTGGACGCGGCGGTATCGTTGGCAAGGGCAGCCGAGAACGCGGGCTGCAAGCGCTTCTGGGTGGCCGAACACCATGCGATGGAAGGTATCGCCGGCGGCGCGACATCGGTCGTGCTGGCGCATATCGGCAATGCCACCAGCTCCATCCGCATCGGGTCCGGCGGCATCATGCTGCCCAACCACACGCCGTTCCAGATTGCCGAGCAGTTCGGAACGCTCGATGCGCTGTTTCCGGGTCGCGTGGACCTCGGCCTTGGGCGGGCACCCGGTGCCGGACCCGAACTCCAGCGCGCGCTGCGGAAAGACCTCCATCGCGCGGCGGAGATGTTCCCGCAGGACGTCGTCGAACTTATGGCGCTGATGCGTGGCGAAACCACCATCCATCCCACTCCCGGCCTCGGCGCGAATCCGGAATTCTGGATGCTCGGGTCGAGCCTTTTCGGCGCGCAGCTGGCAGCGCAACTGGGCCTGCCCTATGCCTTCGCCAGCCATTTCGCACCGGACCATCTCGATGCCGCGCTCGAATTGTACCGGCGACAGTTCCGGCCGTCGGATGCCTGTCCCGAACCGCACGTCATGGCCGCCATGAACCTTTTCGTTGCTGACACTGCGGAAGAGGCCGAGCTTCTCGCCAGCTCGCAATTGCAGAGCTTCGTCGCCCTGCGCACCGGTCGCCCGGGCAAGCTGCCGCCGCCAGTCGCCGGATATCGCGAGAGCCTCCCCGCAAACGCGCAGGCCATGCTCGCCCATATCGGCCAGGCGAGCGTCATCGGCACTGCGGAGACGGCGCGCGAGTTGGTTGCTGCCTTCATCACGCGAACCCAGGCTGACGAGATCATTTTCGGGGGCAGCACCTTCGATCCTGCCGCACGCATCCGCTCGCTCGAACTGGCGATGGGCGCTCTACAAAGCTGA